One Dysidea avara chromosome 8, odDysAvar1.4, whole genome shotgun sequence genomic window, GGTGCAGTCAGCATTAAAGTTATCTGGACTAGTTGGAGTCACTCAGGTATGATGTGTCATATCCATGACTATTATCATTGTATATGTCCACTTGTTAGAAGACACACCACACCAGTCTCACTGATGATGAGAGGAGCAGCATCAGGGATGGACTGAAGATAAATAATGTAACTGTGGAGAACAGTGCTGCATCACTACTCTCCATTGTAGAGGTACTGCTTGTGTTAAATTATTAAAACCACTTTGTAAAGTAATTATCTGTATAGGTACAAGCCAACAAGCCGTCATATGAAGTTGGTGCCAGCACAACGTTATCATTTAGTCAACAAGTGACATCTAATGGTGAGTAACAACATTACAGTAATGATTATAACGCACACTTTGGGATTAACAATTTGTGTGTTATAAGTacatatagaggttttcctgaAGATGACTATGTAGAGTATCTTTTTATAATACACTTTGGGACCAAACAGTTTGTGTAAAGGTTTTCCACTTAATTTTAGAATGAAGATGTATGCAACAAGGCCAAATCTCTAAGAATTATAAACATCGATATCACTGACATCATAACCTTTATTATGAGACGTAATCATCAATTACAATATTAGCAGGCCTTGTAATATTAGTGTAACTTATCACAACACTGAGACTGATTGTACGTGTTACACTTCTACCTCTACAGGTCCCAACAAGAGCTCGGCTGCCATTTGGACACTATCAGCTAATGATGTATTGGATGATGACATTGTGAGTGTCATCACTGTACAtgtgtcatgtgatccaatGATTACTACAGGAGACACTGGATCCTGATAGTTTACTGAGTGAGGAAGATCTCATCAAACCTGACCCAGCCAGTCTACAACGTTAGTGACTGTATATACTGAtggtgtacagtgtgtgtatattGAGATAACTGATACTTTCAACAGGGAATTGCAAGTTTAATTTGTTATATATGCAGTTTCACAATCTTTTAAACTCCTAATGAAGATTATCAACTACCCACATATTTTGTTCAAAGAATTTTTTGCCTATATTGCAGTACAAGTGAACAGCTACAGTGCACTGTTTCAGACACACTAAATTTATGGTGTACAAATGTTTACAGGTGACTGTGGTAGTAGTAAATCTGGGAAGCGACGGGCTTGCAAGAACTGGTGAGTGAGCTGTACAAGTAGAACCTTCAACAGTAAGAAAAAATCCCTGTAGTACCTGTGGACTGGCAGAGGAACTAGATGGAGGTACTCCCTCAACCAGCAGCAGCAAGCCAGCATCATCAGCTTGTGGAAATGTAAGCAGTTAAATACCTGGACTATTGTCTTAGTCCATGGTGTATATTACTAGTGTTACTTGGGTGATGCTTTCCGATGTGCCAGTTGTCCCTACCTCGGCATGCCAGCATTCAAACCTGGTGAACAAATTAAACTGACAGAAAGACAGCTAAATGCTGATCAATGAAAGTATA contains:
- the LOC136263750 gene encoding anamorsin homolog yields the protein MMESLVKDKTVLLAWNNGNSSSCVQDTVTELKKHIGGGHLSLEHVERLQLAGYEDGTFDVILSGVVSPVCLSHITDLLAEYARILKPSGVVVIREPVVDQAGSIPGLRTCQKVQSALKLSGLVGVTQKTHHTSLTDDERSSIRDGLKINNVTVENSAASLLSIVEVQANKPSYEVGASTTLSFSQQVTSNGPNKSSAAIWTLSANDVLDDDIETLDPDSLLSEEDLIKPDPASLQRDCGSSKSGKRRACKNCTCGLAEELDGGTPSTSSSKPASSACGNCYLGDAFRCASCPYLGMPAFKPGEQIKLTERQLNADQ